The Thermoleophilum album genome includes a window with the following:
- a CDS encoding IPT/TIG domain-containing protein produces the protein MRARKLLRLALIPASLLAIAAPAQAARKPVVTSVSPMRVTVGGTITIKGRNFSARASRNTVILRGSGGKTAFLKPRSASSRKLVVVVPRRVAELLAVANGQPRATRMSLRIAVSRSFSKWTPRRLSPVVAPASSGGSGGGGTSGGSAGGAGGGTAQTASCSGDADGDLLDAALEAQLKTDPCVADTDRDGISDGYEYKSAVDLNNDDYQSPNASLPYPGKRPYPNPLDPTDANVDHDGDGLTLAEEFGAWNYTIANGSPRTLFPLSYSAGEKYSILSANDPRSPGLPAAGYGKWSEFLAWASSAGYRNVTTPDGTFPLLDLNHNGTESVAEQQMYDLDGNGWLSDEERDEDADGLTNFDETHGRMLVEYWKACYASERPYYLAYSGTDFLNPDGDGDGVRDGADDQDHDDVPNLQELSRIGASGIDDRKNGKNCVPADGLPTPPATHHAATYGRVNPFNPCLPFTGARTCNTHPGVGQDVWAPFDDSPNWYSLQ, from the coding sequence ATGCGCGCACGCAAGCTGCTTCGGTTGGCCTTGATCCCGGCAAGCCTGCTGGCGATCGCCGCTCCGGCACAAGCCGCCCGAAAGCCCGTCGTTACGAGCGTCTCGCCGATGCGCGTGACGGTTGGCGGAACGATCACGATCAAGGGCCGGAATTTCAGTGCGCGCGCCAGCCGCAACACCGTGATTCTCCGCGGTTCGGGTGGCAAAACGGCGTTTCTCAAACCGCGCAGCGCTTCGTCGCGCAAGCTGGTGGTGGTCGTGCCGCGGCGGGTCGCCGAACTGCTCGCCGTGGCGAACGGTCAACCGCGGGCGACGCGCATGAGCCTGCGCATTGCCGTTTCCCGGAGCTTCTCGAAGTGGACGCCGCGACGGCTCTCGCCAGTGGTCGCGCCGGCCAGCTCGGGCGGATCGGGAGGCGGCGGCACCAGCGGTGGAAGCGCAGGCGGAGCGGGTGGCGGCACCGCGCAAACTGCCTCCTGCTCGGGCGATGCCGACGGCGATCTGCTGGACGCCGCGCTCGAGGCCCAACTGAAGACCGATCCGTGCGTCGCCGACACCGACCGTGACGGCATCTCCGACGGCTACGAGTACAAGTCGGCCGTCGACCTCAACAACGACGATTACCAAAGCCCCAACGCGTCGTTGCCATACCCGGGTAAGAGGCCGTACCCGAATCCGCTCGACCCGACCGACGCCAACGTCGATCACGACGGCGACGGCCTGACCCTCGCCGAGGAGTTCGGGGCTTGGAACTACACGATCGCCAACGGCTCGCCACGCACGCTCTTCCCGCTGAGCTACTCCGCTGGCGAGAAGTACTCGATCCTCAGCGCAAACGATCCGCGCAGCCCCGGGCTGCCGGCCGCGGGCTACGGCAAGTGGTCGGAGTTCCTCGCCTGGGCGAGCTCCGCGGGCTACCGCAACGTCACCACGCCCGACGGCACCTTCCCGCTCCTCGACCTCAACCACAACGGCACCGAGAGCGTCGCCGAGCAACAGATGTACGACCTCGACGGCAACGGCTGGCTGTCGGACGAGGAGCGTGACGAGGACGCCGACGGCCTCACCAACTTCGACGAGACCCACGGGCGCATGCTGGTCGAGTACTGGAAGGCCTGTTACGCGTCCGAGCGTCCGTATTACCTGGCGTACTCGGGAACCGACTTCCTGAACCCCGACGGCGACGGTGACGGCGTGCGCGACGGGGCGGACGACCAGGATCACGACGACGTCCCCAACCTCCAGGAACTCAGCCGCATCGGGGCGTCGGGAATCGACGACCGCAAGAACGGCAAGAACTGCGTGCCGGCCGACGGTTTGCCAACACCGCCGGCCACCCATCACGCCGCGACTTACGGGCGAGTGAACCCCTTCAACCCCTGCCTCCCGTTCACGGGCGCGCGGACCTGCAACACGCATCCGGGCGTCGGGCAAGACGTCTGGGCGCCGTTCGACGACTCGCCCAACTGGTATTCGCTCCAGTAG